The uncultured Bacteroides sp. DNA segment GCATAAAGATCTTATGAACATTAAAACAAAACTGGTTTTCGGCATTGGAATGCTTGTTGGAATGATTATCTTTTTAGTCGCTCTTTCAGTCATACATCTGCAAATTTTAACGGCTCTTGATCCTAATGGTACCGAAGCTTTGCCTGCTTTAAATCGTGCATTGCTATGGATCTCGATTACAGGAGCCATTTGCATCTTTACCGGGCTTTCATTGCTAATCTGGTTACCACGTTCCATTAATAAACCAATCAAAGCACTGATAGGTGGGATATTGGAAATTGCTAATCATAATTATGAAAAGAGGCTCAATTTAAAGAGCAATGCAGAGTTTAGAGAAGTGGCTGACAGCTTTAATCGGATGGCTGAGAAGTTAGCCGAGTATCGGGCAAGTACTTTGGCTGATATTCTTTCATCTAAGAAATTTTTGGAAGCTACTGTGAATAGTATTAATGAACCTATAATCGGATTGAATATAAAAAGGGAGATTCTTTTTATAAATAATGAAGCTCTGAATGTGCTCAATTTGAAGAGAGAAAATGTAATTCGTAAGTCGGCAGAAGAACTCTCGTTGAAAAATGATCTACTTCGTCGCCTGATCCGTGAGTTAGTAAATCCTAGTGAGAAGAAAGAGCCGTTGAAAATCTATGCTGATAACAAAGAGAGTTATTTTCAGGCATTCTATATTCCAATCACGAATCAAGAACCTGATGAGGTTGATCCGTATGACCTGGGAGATGTGATTCTGCTGAAGAATATTACGGAATTCAAAGAGTTGGACTCAGCGAAAACGACTTTCATTTCCACTATTTCTCATGAATTGAAGACTCCTATCTCGGCAATTATGATGAGTTTGCAATTGCTCGAAGACAAACGGATAGGCGAACTTAATGTAGAACAAGCGCAACTCTCGAAAAGTA contains these protein-coding regions:
- a CDS encoding ATP-binding protein, producing MNIKTKLVFGIGMLVGMIIFLVALSVIHLQILTALDPNGTEALPALNRALLWISITGAICIFTGLSLLIWLPRSINKPIKALIGGILEIANHNYEKRLNLKSNAEFREVADSFNRMAEKLAEYRASTLADILSSKKFLEATVNSINEPIIGLNIKREILFINNEALNVLNLKRENVIRKSAEELSLKNDLLRRLIRELVNPSEKKEPLKIYADNKESYFQAFYIPITNQEPDEVDPYDLGDVILLKNITEFKELDSAKTTFISTISHELKTPISAIMMSLQLLEDKRIGELNVEQAQLSKSIKENSERLLGITGELLNLTQVEAGKLQLIPKITKPIELIEYAIKANQVQAAKFNIQIEVEYPETKISKLFVDSEKIAWVLTNLLSNAIRYSKENGRVIIGAKQEDDIIELYVKDFGKGIDPRYHQSIFDRYFRVPGTKVQGSGLGLSISKDFVEAHNGTLTVESEPGNGSRFVIRLKA